In a single window of the Micromonospora inositola genome:
- a CDS encoding MFS transporter yields MATDLTAPARTRPDVAPIQRRTLRLLFATQIIGGIGVTIGIAVGALLAARIAGTAVAGLAQSAAVVGGALLAVPVTRIMNGHGRRPGLAVAYLAGAVGAVLVVLATVTRFVPLLFLGMLLFGGGTAANLQARYTAVDLAEPARRGRQLSLIVWATTIGAVAAPNFAALADRTTSGWGLPPLAGPFAFSAAAFVLAAVVLLVLLRPDPLLTARRLAAADAPVADSVAAPDVTPPVDAVAAQAEPARRGAGMRAAWQVVRGRPAARLGIASVAVGHVVMVAVMSMTPVRLGESHGDADVLRLVGIVLSLHIAGMYALSPLVGWLTDRLGRRAVVLGGVGLLLAACAVAGTAGHHTPRLSVGLVLLGLGWSGTMVAGSTLLSESVPAAVRPSVQGFSDLTMGLAGASAAAVSGFVVRAAGYPVLTLLAAIAVVPLVALALRPVPGRVPDEED; encoded by the coding sequence ATGGCCACCGACCTGACCGCGCCGGCCCGTACCCGGCCGGATGTCGCGCCGATCCAGCGGCGGACCCTGCGCCTGCTCTTCGCCACCCAGATCATCGGCGGGATCGGCGTCACCATCGGCATCGCCGTCGGGGCGCTGCTCGCCGCCCGGATCGCCGGCACCGCGGTCGCCGGCCTGGCGCAGAGCGCCGCCGTGGTCGGCGGGGCCCTGCTCGCGGTCCCGGTCACCCGGATCATGAACGGGCACGGCCGGCGCCCCGGACTGGCCGTCGCCTACCTGGCGGGCGCGGTCGGCGCCGTCCTGGTGGTGCTCGCCACGGTCACCCGCTTCGTGCCGCTGCTCTTCCTCGGCATGCTGCTCTTCGGCGGCGGCACCGCGGCGAACCTCCAGGCCCGCTACACCGCGGTGGACCTCGCCGAGCCGGCCCGCCGGGGCCGCCAGCTCTCGCTGATCGTGTGGGCCACCACCATCGGCGCGGTGGCCGCGCCGAACTTCGCCGCGCTGGCCGATCGCACCACCAGCGGCTGGGGGTTGCCGCCGCTGGCCGGCCCGTTCGCGTTCAGCGCCGCCGCGTTCGTGCTCGCCGCCGTCGTACTCCTGGTGCTGCTGCGGCCCGACCCGCTGCTCACCGCGCGCCGGCTGGCGGCGGCCGACGCCCCGGTTGCGGACTCCGTCGCCGCGCCGGACGTCACCCCGCCGGTGGACGCCGTCGCCGCGCAGGCGGAGCCCGCCCGGCGCGGTGCGGGGATGCGGGCGGCCTGGCAGGTGGTACGCGGGCGCCCGGCCGCCCGGCTCGGCATCGCGTCGGTGGCGGTGGGCCACGTGGTGATGGTCGCGGTGATGTCGATGACGCCGGTACGCCTCGGCGAGTCGCACGGCGATGCGGATGTGTTGCGGCTGGTCGGCATCGTGCTGAGCCTGCACATTGCCGGCATGTACGCCCTCAGCCCGCTGGTTGGCTGGCTCACCGACCGGCTGGGTCGGCGCGCGGTCGTCCTCGGCGGCGTCGGGCTGCTGCTGGCCGCGTGCGCGGTCGCCGGCACCGCCGGGCACCACACGCCGCGGCTCTCGGTCGGCCTGGTCCTGCTCGGGCTGGGTTGGTCCGGCACGATGGTGGCCGGCTCCACCCTGCTGTCGGAGTCGGTGCCGGCGGCGGTCCGCCCCAGCGTGCAGGGGTTCTCCGACCTGACGATGGGGCTGGCCGGCGCCAGCGCCGCCGCGGTCAGCGGGTTTGTGGTGCGGGCGGCCGGTTATCCGGTGCTCACCCTGCTCGCGGCGATCGCGGTGGTGCCCCTGGTGGCGCTAGCGTTGCGTCCGGTGCCCGGGCGGGTGCCCGACGAGGAGGACTGA
- a CDS encoding hemolysin family protein, which yields MLIVVGLVLIIVLTAATGYFVAQEFGYVAVDRGKLKQLADAGDVAAARALEVTGRLSFVLSGAQLGITVTALLVGYVAEPYLGAGLADLLGVAGVSTAVSLPLSVVLALIIATVVQMVLGELAPKNLAIARAEPLARALSRSTLIYLKLAGPVITLFDRSAVRLLRRLGIEPIEELPGGATPADLEQIIAESREEGSLDAAMSDLLDRGLDFRELTAGEAMVPRVDVHTVRADEPVSRVVELLDTGHSRFPVRGAEGVDDLVGVVGIADVLGVPPAERATTRVAAVAVPPLLVPETLPLPTVLDRLRVGHRQLACVVDEYGGFAGVITLEDIAEELVGPIRDEDDPPERAPARQDDGSWVVPARWRIDEVADSTGIALPEAPEYDTLSGLVMRELGRVPEVGDRLEINLVVDGEVPDTEHRALVEVLAVDRHVADSVRLRMTEAEGGEEAA from the coding sequence GTGTTGATCGTCGTGGGTCTCGTACTCATCATCGTGCTCACCGCCGCCACCGGATACTTCGTGGCCCAGGAGTTCGGTTACGTCGCCGTGGACCGCGGCAAGCTCAAGCAGCTCGCCGACGCCGGCGACGTGGCCGCCGCCCGGGCCCTGGAGGTGACCGGCCGGTTGTCGTTCGTGCTCTCCGGCGCCCAGCTCGGCATCACCGTGACCGCCCTGCTCGTCGGTTACGTCGCCGAGCCGTACCTCGGCGCCGGGCTGGCCGACCTGCTCGGCGTCGCCGGGGTGTCCACCGCGGTCAGCCTGCCGCTCTCGGTGGTGCTGGCCCTGATCATCGCCACCGTGGTGCAGATGGTCCTCGGCGAGCTGGCCCCGAAGAACCTGGCCATCGCCCGCGCCGAGCCCCTCGCGCGGGCGCTGAGCCGGTCCACCCTGATCTACCTGAAGCTCGCCGGCCCGGTGATCACCCTCTTTGACCGGTCCGCCGTCCGGCTGCTGCGCCGGCTCGGCATCGAGCCGATCGAGGAGCTGCCCGGCGGCGCCACGCCGGCGGACCTGGAGCAGATCATCGCCGAGTCCCGCGAGGAGGGGAGCCTCGACGCCGCGATGTCCGACCTGCTCGACCGGGGCCTGGACTTCCGCGAGCTGACCGCCGGGGAGGCCATGGTGCCCCGGGTCGACGTGCACACCGTACGCGCCGACGAGCCGGTCAGCCGGGTCGTCGAACTGCTCGACACCGGGCACTCCCGCTTCCCGGTCCGCGGCGCCGAGGGCGTCGACGACCTGGTGGGCGTGGTCGGCATCGCCGACGTGCTCGGCGTGCCGCCGGCCGAGCGCGCGACCACCCGGGTCGCCGCGGTGGCCGTACCGCCGTTGCTGGTGCCGGAGACGCTGCCGCTGCCGACGGTGCTGGACCGGCTCCGGGTCGGCCACCGGCAGCTCGCCTGCGTGGTCGACGAGTACGGCGGCTTCGCCGGCGTGATCACCCTGGAGGACATCGCCGAGGAGCTGGTCGGGCCGATCCGCGACGAGGACGACCCGCCGGAGCGGGCCCCGGCCCGGCAGGACGACGGCTCCTGGGTGGTGCCGGCCCGCTGGCGGATCGACGAGGTCGCCGACAGCACCGGCATCGCATTGCCCGAGGCCCCCGAGTACGACACCCTCTCCGGGCTGGTCATGCGGGAGCTGGGCCGGGTGCCCGAGGTCGGCGACCGGCTGGAGATCAACCTCGTCGTCGACGGGGAGGTCCCCGACACCGAGCACCGGGCGCTGGTCGAGGTGCTGGCCGTGGACCGGCACGTGGCCGACTCCGTCCGGCTCCGGATGACCGAGGCCGAAGGCGGGGAGGAGGCGGCATGA
- the leuE gene encoding leucine efflux protein LeuE: MMSGVLGITDIWTYLLGTVAIILLPGPNSLFVLSTAARRGVGAGYRAAGGVFVGDSVLMILSAAGVASLLKAYPPLFLVIKYAGAAYLGYVGLTMLRGALRRWRDRNDPSTPRLIDAAEPAALRSPFRKALVISLLNPKAILFFISFFIQFVDPGYAWPALSFLLLGLIAQVTSALYLTALIFAGTFLAAQFHRRRRLAVGGTTAVAALFLGFSIKLATASV; the protein is encoded by the coding sequence ATGATGTCCGGCGTGCTGGGCATCACCGACATCTGGACGTACCTGCTGGGGACCGTGGCGATCATCCTGCTCCCCGGGCCGAACTCGCTCTTCGTGCTCTCCACCGCCGCCAGGCGCGGGGTGGGGGCCGGCTACCGGGCCGCGGGCGGGGTGTTCGTCGGCGACTCGGTGCTGATGATCCTCTCGGCCGCCGGGGTGGCGTCGCTGCTCAAGGCGTACCCCCCGCTCTTCCTGGTGATCAAGTACGCCGGCGCGGCGTACCTCGGCTATGTGGGGTTGACGATGCTGCGCGGCGCCTTGCGGCGCTGGCGCGACCGCAACGACCCGAGCACGCCGCGGCTGATCGACGCGGCCGAGCCGGCGGCGCTGCGCAGCCCGTTCCGCAAGGCGCTGGTGATCAGCCTGCTGAACCCGAAGGCGATCCTCTTCTTCATCTCGTTCTTCATCCAGTTCGTCGACCCCGGGTACGCCTGGCCGGCGCTGTCGTTCCTGCTGCTCGGCCTGATCGCCCAGGTGACCAGCGCGCTCTACCTGACCGCGCTGATCTTCGCCGGGACCTTCCTGGCCGCCCAGTTCCACCGGCGCCGCCGGCTCGCCGTCGGCGGCACCACCGCGGTCGCCGCCCTCTTCCTCGGCTTCAGCATCAAGCTCGCCACGGCCTCGGTCTGA
- a CDS encoding bifunctional pyridoxamine 5'-phosphate oxidase family protein/GNAT family N-acetyltransferase, producing the protein MYPRTERTIATRTRDRMSYDETAAHAVLDEAYHCALGFTVDGEPRVLPTLHVRVGDTLYLHGSTGSRPLLAARGDAGLPVCVAVTLLDALIYARSQFHHSANYRSVVAHGTARLVTDEREKTDAMTALVEKAAAGRSADSRPPSRRELAETAVLALPLREVSVRTRTGGVNDDPADLDLPYWAGVLPLRLTAGPPEPAPGVTAPLPAYLRPARSAWLEPVVLRGEHVVLEPLDPAHAEELYAATADPEVWRHLGGRQPVDATEMGEVIAAYLAAHHRGERVPWVQRCAATRVVVGTTSFYEVDPDRRSVAIGYTWLGRPWWRSGINTEAKLLLLTRAFEELGAVRVVWHTDIRNERSQRAIERLGATREGVLRMHRPRADGSWRDTVQYAMTVDEWPNAQVRLRERLRPGAPVGS; encoded by the coding sequence ATGTACCCCCGGACCGAACGGACCATCGCCACCCGCACCCGCGACCGGATGAGCTACGACGAGACCGCCGCGCACGCCGTCCTCGACGAGGCGTACCACTGCGCCCTGGGGTTCACCGTGGACGGTGAGCCGCGGGTGCTGCCCACCCTGCACGTCCGCGTCGGCGACACCCTCTACCTGCACGGCTCCACCGGCAGCCGGCCGCTGCTCGCGGCCCGGGGCGACGCCGGGCTGCCGGTCTGCGTCGCGGTGACCCTGCTCGACGCGCTGATCTACGCCCGCTCCCAGTTCCACCACAGCGCCAACTACCGCTCGGTGGTCGCCCACGGCACCGCGCGGCTGGTCACCGACGAGCGGGAGAAGACCGACGCGATGACCGCGCTGGTGGAGAAGGCCGCCGCCGGGCGCAGCGCGGACAGCCGCCCGCCGAGCCGCCGGGAGCTGGCCGAGACCGCCGTGCTGGCGCTGCCGCTGCGCGAGGTGTCGGTCCGCACCCGCACCGGCGGGGTCAACGACGACCCGGCCGACCTCGACCTGCCGTACTGGGCCGGGGTGCTGCCGCTGCGGCTGACCGCCGGACCGCCGGAGCCGGCCCCCGGGGTGACCGCGCCGCTGCCGGCGTACCTGCGGCCGGCCCGGTCGGCCTGGCTGGAGCCGGTGGTGCTGCGCGGCGAGCACGTGGTGCTGGAACCCCTCGACCCGGCGCACGCCGAGGAGCTGTACGCCGCCACCGCCGACCCGGAGGTGTGGCGGCACCTCGGCGGCCGGCAGCCGGTCGATGCCACCGAGATGGGCGAGGTCATCGCCGCCTACCTGGCCGCGCATCACCGGGGCGAGCGGGTGCCCTGGGTACAGCGCTGCGCCGCCACCAGGGTCGTGGTCGGCACCACGTCGTTCTACGAGGTCGACCCGGACCGGCGGTCCGTCGCCATCGGTTACACCTGGCTCGGCCGGCCCTGGTGGCGGAGCGGGATCAACACCGAGGCGAAGCTGCTGCTGCTCACCCGGGCCTTCGAGGAGCTGGGCGCCGTGCGGGTGGTCTGGCACACCGACATCCGCAACGAGCGCTCACAGCGGGCCATCGAACGGCTGGGTGCGACCCGTGAGGGGGTGCTGCGGATGCACCGACCGCGCGCCGACGGTTCCTGGCGGGACACCGTGCAGTACGCGATGACGGTCGATGAGTGGCCGAATGCACAGGTCAGGCTGCGGGAAAGGCTTCGCCCGGGGGCGCCGGTGGGGTCATGA
- a CDS encoding UdgX family uracil-DNA binding protein (This protein belongs to the uracil DNA glycosylase superfamily, members of which act in excision repair of DNA. However, it belongs more specifically to UdgX branch, whose founding member was found to bind uracil in DNA (where it does not belong), without cleaving it, appears to promote DNA repair by a pathway involving RecA, rather than base excision.) gives MAEQTESAPGAQQFIPPQADTIDELRAAAAGCQGCELYRDASQTVFGRGDESARVVFVGEQPGDMEDQKGLPFVGPAGRLLRKAVDDAGIDPGHIYLTNAVKHFRFELRGKRRIHQTPDRVHITACRPWLVAEFARLHPEIVVVLGATAAKALLGPTFRVTKQRGGLLPWPASAQRPEDFIRVPVDNAGKVADAPEARLLATIHPSAVLRADDQDTAYAGLVSDLTVAARALAA, from the coding sequence ATGGCCGAGCAGACCGAGAGCGCCCCCGGCGCCCAGCAGTTCATCCCGCCGCAGGCCGACACCATCGACGAGCTGCGCGCCGCCGCGGCCGGCTGCCAGGGGTGCGAGCTCTACCGGGACGCCTCGCAGACGGTATTCGGCCGGGGCGACGAGAGCGCCCGGGTGGTCTTCGTGGGCGAGCAGCCCGGGGACATGGAGGACCAGAAGGGGCTGCCCTTCGTCGGCCCGGCCGGCCGGCTGCTGCGTAAGGCGGTGGACGACGCCGGGATCGACCCCGGTCACATCTACCTGACGAACGCCGTGAAGCACTTCCGCTTCGAACTGCGCGGCAAGCGCCGGATCCACCAGACGCCGGACCGGGTGCACATCACCGCGTGCCGGCCCTGGCTGGTCGCCGAGTTCGCCCGGCTGCACCCCGAGATCGTGGTGGTGCTCGGGGCCACCGCCGCCAAGGCGCTGCTCGGCCCGACGTTCCGGGTGACGAAGCAGCGCGGCGGGCTGCTGCCCTGGCCCGCCTCCGCGCAGCGCCCCGAGGACTTCATCCGGGTGCCGGTGGACAACGCCGGGAAGGTCGCCGACGCCCCCGAGGCCCGGCTGCTGGCCACCATCCACCCGTCGGCGGTGCTGCGCGCCGACGACCAGGACACCGCGTACGCCGGCCTGGTCTCCGACCTGACGGTCGCCGCCCGCGCCCTCGCCGCCTGA
- a CDS encoding aminotransferase class I/II-fold pyridoxal phosphate-dependent enzyme, which translates to MAAHYQIEGSTSAAISASVESGVRSGALAPGDALPAVRALATGLAVSPATVARAYQELRQRGLVVTAGRQGTRVRPRPPVAARRAGLLPTPLPGARDLSAGQPDPRLLPPLGPHLAALAAEIGPPTGYAATAVVPELADAARERLTADGVPAEEITVTGGALDGIERLLAAHLRPGDAVAVEDPGWANLLDLVAALGLRAIGVPVDDEGPTEPGVRAALAAGARALIVTSRAQNPTGAAVSADRADALRALLAGRSDLLLIEDDHAAELARVPLRPLAGATPAWAFVRSVSKPYGPDLRLAVLAGDEATVARVAGRARVGAGWVSTVLQRLVLTLWRDPGTTDLVRRAGESYERRRNGLADALAAHGLAAHGRTGINVWVPVPDETVVVTALRDAGWSVAPGALNRIAAGPGVRITVSSLDEADLAPLAAAVARAVRPTAPFGFTA; encoded by the coding sequence GTGGCAGCACATTATCAGATCGAGGGGTCGACGTCGGCCGCCATTTCGGCCAGCGTGGAGAGCGGGGTCCGCAGCGGGGCACTCGCCCCGGGCGACGCCCTGCCCGCCGTCCGCGCCCTCGCCACCGGGCTGGCGGTGAGCCCCGCCACCGTCGCCAGGGCGTACCAGGAGCTGCGGCAACGCGGCCTCGTGGTCACCGCCGGCCGGCAGGGCACCCGGGTCCGGCCGCGCCCGCCGGTCGCCGCCCGCCGCGCCGGCCTGCTGCCGACGCCGCTGCCCGGCGCCCGCGACCTCTCCGCCGGGCAGCCCGACCCCCGGCTGCTGCCGCCCCTCGGTCCGCACCTGGCCGCGCTCGCCGCCGAGATCGGCCCGCCCACCGGGTACGCGGCCACCGCCGTCGTCCCCGAGCTCGCCGACGCCGCCCGGGAACGGCTCACCGCCGACGGCGTACCGGCCGAGGAGATCACCGTCACCGGCGGCGCGCTGGACGGCATCGAGCGGCTGCTCGCCGCCCACCTCCGGCCCGGTGACGCGGTGGCGGTCGAGGACCCGGGCTGGGCCAACCTGCTGGACCTGGTCGCCGCGCTCGGGCTGCGCGCCATCGGCGTGCCGGTCGACGACGAGGGCCCCACCGAGCCGGGGGTACGGGCCGCCCTCGCCGCCGGGGCCCGCGCGCTGATCGTCACCAGCCGTGCCCAGAACCCGACCGGCGCGGCCGTGTCCGCCGACCGCGCCGACGCGCTGCGGGCGCTGCTCGCCGGCCGGTCCGACCTGCTGCTGATCGAGGACGACCACGCCGCCGAGCTGGCCCGCGTACCGCTGCGTCCGCTCGCCGGGGCGACCCCGGCCTGGGCCTTCGTCCGGTCGGTGAGCAAGCCCTACGGCCCGGACCTGCGCCTGGCGGTGCTGGCCGGCGACGAGGCCACGGTGGCCCGGGTCGCCGGCCGGGCCCGGGTCGGCGCCGGCTGGGTCTCCACCGTGCTGCAACGCCTCGTCCTGACGCTCTGGCGCGACCCCGGCACCACCGACCTGGTGCGCCGGGCCGGGGAGAGCTACGAGCGACGGCGGAACGGGCTGGCGGACGCGCTCGCCGCGCACGGCCTGGCCGCCCACGGCCGCACCGGGATCAACGTCTGGGTGCCCGTCCCGGACGAGACCGTGGTGGTCACCGCGCTGCGGGACGCCGGCTGGTCGGTCGCCCCCGGCGCGCTCAACCGGATCGCCGCCGGTCCCGGCGTCCGGATCACGGTCAGCTCCCTCGACGAGGCCGACCTCGCCCCGCTTGCCGCCGCGGTCGCCCGCGCGGTACGCCCCACCGCGCCGTTCGGGTTCACCGCCTGA
- the mnhG gene encoding monovalent cation/H(+) antiporter subunit G, whose protein sequence is MGVLADWLGAACLTAGALLSLAAGIGVLRFPDVLDRMHAATKPQVLGVLLLLAGVALRLRTPSDLGMLALVAAFQLATAPVAAQMVGRAAYRSGRVDRALLDTDELADR, encoded by the coding sequence ATGGGGGTGCTCGCCGACTGGCTCGGTGCGGCCTGCCTGACCGCCGGGGCCCTGCTCAGCCTGGCCGCCGGGATCGGCGTGCTGCGCTTCCCGGATGTGCTGGACCGGATGCACGCGGCCACCAAGCCGCAGGTGCTAGGCGTGCTGCTCCTGCTGGCCGGGGTGGCGCTGCGCCTGCGCACGCCGTCGGACCTGGGCATGCTGGCCCTGGTCGCGGCCTTCCAACTGGCCACCGCGCCGGTCGCCGCCCAGATGGTCGGCCGGGCCGCGTACCGGTCGGGTCGGGTCGACCGGGCCCTCCTCGACACGGACGAGCTGGCGGACCGCTGA
- a CDS encoding DUF3046 domain-containing protein has translation MRLTDFWARLEEVFGPGYAASIARDQVLSQLGGRTIEQALRSGEQTHVVWRAVVAAYPDRVPARLR, from the coding sequence GTGCGGCTGACCGACTTCTGGGCGCGGCTGGAGGAGGTGTTCGGGCCCGGCTATGCGGCCAGCATCGCCCGCGACCAGGTGCTGTCCCAACTCGGCGGGCGGACCATCGAGCAGGCGCTCAGGTCGGGTGAGCAGACCCACGTGGTCTGGCGGGCCGTCGTCGCCGCCTATCCCGACCGGGTCCCCGCCCGGCTACGCTGA
- a CDS encoding hemolysin family protein has product MSPGLALFFSVVLLALNGFFVAAEFALVAAKRYRLEHAAVGGGRAARAALDGVRELSLMLAGAQLGITLCTLGLGALAEPAIEHLLSPLLHAVGLPDAVSHLVALLFALGLVTFLHLVVGEMAPKSWAITDAERSATLLALPFRAFARVARPVLSALNALANGVLRLVGVHQQDQLAQVHGPDELRILLQQSRERGLLGAEQHQLLTSMLELQGTTVAQVMEPFDRIVTVRRDDTAERIEHVSRDSGRSRLAVLDSGGEVCGLVHVREAVRAVTTGRPATAGELMTPAFTLPGQASVTEAVAAMRGRQAQLALVRNGGGPTRPIGFVALEDLLEEVIGEFDDETDPVPRGRRLR; this is encoded by the coding sequence ATGAGTCCGGGACTCGCGCTCTTCTTCTCCGTGGTGCTGCTGGCGCTGAACGGGTTCTTCGTGGCCGCCGAGTTCGCCCTGGTGGCCGCCAAGCGGTACCGGCTGGAGCACGCGGCGGTCGGTGGCGGGCGGGCCGCCCGGGCGGCCCTGGACGGCGTCCGCGAGCTGTCGCTGATGCTGGCCGGCGCCCAGCTCGGCATCACGCTGTGCACCCTGGGCCTGGGCGCCCTGGCCGAGCCGGCGATCGAGCACCTGCTCAGCCCGCTGCTGCACGCGGTGGGCCTGCCGGACGCGGTCAGCCACCTGGTGGCGCTGCTCTTCGCCCTCGGCCTGGTGACCTTCCTGCACCTGGTGGTCGGTGAGATGGCCCCGAAGTCGTGGGCGATCACCGACGCGGAGCGGTCGGCGACGCTGCTGGCGCTGCCGTTCCGGGCCTTCGCCCGGGTCGCCCGCCCGGTGCTCTCCGCGCTCAACGCGCTGGCCAACGGCGTCCTCCGGCTGGTGGGCGTGCACCAGCAGGACCAGCTCGCCCAGGTGCACGGCCCCGACGAGCTGCGCATCCTGCTGCAGCAGTCCCGCGAGCGCGGCCTGCTCGGCGCGGAGCAGCACCAGCTGCTGACCAGCATGCTGGAGCTGCAGGGCACCACGGTGGCGCAGGTGATGGAGCCGTTCGACCGGATCGTCACGGTCCGCCGGGACGACACCGCCGAGCGGATCGAGCACGTCTCCCGGGACAGCGGCCGGTCCCGGCTGGCCGTGCTCGACTCCGGCGGCGAGGTCTGCGGCCTGGTGCACGTCCGGGAGGCGGTCCGGGCGGTGACCACCGGCCGGCCGGCGACCGCCGGTGAGCTGATGACCCCGGCCTTCACCCTGCCCGGGCAGGCCTCGGTCACCGAGGCGGTGGCGGCGATGCGGGGCCGGCAGGCCCAGCTGGCGCTGGTCCGCAACGGCGGTGGCCCGACCCGGCCGATCGGCTTCGTCGCCTTGGAGGACCTGCTGGAGGAGGTCATTGGCGAGTTCGACGACGAGACCGACCCGGTGCCGAGGGGCCGGCGCCTGCGCTGA
- a CDS encoding sporulation protein, translated as MRLTGVSSESGWTGLSVTTTLTNPSTRPGLRLPGRVTLAAGGEDVLVRHIRLGLVAQAEPEDPASPRRLVQYHQVPIAGRFVVPAGRRRAVDFVLPLPWETPVTIFGGVPLMGLRTGLRTEVSVDPDLDQGAMVPVFVHPLPTQQHILAALETLGFVMRQAALQHGRLPGVEQTLPLHERLGYWVAPLYAGPITELELIFVTNAAGVEVLLWLDRRLSLAGVTHQSISRFRVWHAGQDRRDWVATVDGWLRHAVNRHAAAAAPADWSAAISESAHVSRHPDDPVAPGYGLGGTAGGGGIGGGGGDGT; from the coding sequence GTGCGGCTGACCGGGGTGTCGTCGGAGTCCGGCTGGACCGGACTGTCGGTGACCACCACCCTGACCAACCCGAGCACCCGCCCCGGCCTGCGCCTGCCCGGGCGGGTGACGCTCGCCGCCGGGGGAGAGGACGTGCTGGTCCGACACATCCGGCTCGGCCTGGTCGCCCAGGCCGAGCCGGAGGATCCGGCCTCGCCGCGCCGCCTGGTGCAGTACCACCAGGTGCCGATCGCCGGCCGGTTCGTAGTGCCGGCGGGGCGGCGGCGGGCGGTGGACTTCGTGCTGCCGCTGCCCTGGGAGACCCCGGTGACGATCTTCGGCGGGGTGCCGCTGATGGGTCTGCGCACCGGTCTGCGCACCGAGGTGTCGGTGGACCCGGACCTGGACCAGGGGGCGATGGTGCCGGTCTTCGTCCACCCGCTCCCCACCCAGCAGCACATCCTCGCCGCGCTGGAAACCCTCGGCTTCGTGATGCGGCAGGCGGCTCTGCAGCACGGCCGGCTGCCCGGGGTGGAGCAGACGCTGCCCCTCCACGAGCGGCTGGGCTACTGGGTGGCGCCGCTCTACGCCGGCCCGATCACCGAGCTGGAACTGATCTTCGTGACCAACGCGGCGGGGGTGGAGGTGCTGCTCTGGCTGGACCGCCGGCTCTCCCTGGCCGGGGTCACCCACCAGAGCATCAGCCGGTTCCGGGTCTGGCACGCGGGTCAGGACCGGCGCGACTGGGTGGCCACCGTCGACGGCTGGCTGCGGCACGCCGTCAACCGGCACGCGGCCGCCGCCGCGCCTGCCGACTGGTCCGCCGCGATCAGCGAGTCCGCCCACGTCAGCCGCCACCCCGACGACCCGGTCGCACCCGGCTACGGCCTGGGCGGCACGGCCGGCGGTGGCGGCATCGGCGGTGGTGGCGGCGACGGCACCTGA
- a CDS encoding acyl-CoA dehydrogenase family protein, whose protein sequence is MEQHLYEPVHEEFRDLCRRFLTREAVPHHDRWEADGIVDREVWRKAGAAGLLGMDVDPEYGGGGQQDFRFNAVLDEEIVAAGCSGLGFGLHNDVAAPYLTDLTTDDQRKRWLPGFCSGDLVTAIAMSEPGAGSDLAGVRTSAVRDGNSYVLNGQKTFITNGEMADLVVVVVRTSDQGAHGVSLVAVETGAPGFSRGRRLAKVGLKANDTAELFFDDCRVPAENLIGTENHGFYHLMGNLPRERLSIAVAAVAAAEKLLAVTLEYARSREAFGRPIGKFQHNRFLLAELDTEVTIARTFVNHCVAEFNAGRLSVTDAAKAKWWTTELQNKVADRCVQLHGGYGFMLEYPVAKAWLDGRVQTIYGGTTEIMKEIIGRGLGL, encoded by the coding sequence ATGGAGCAGCATCTCTACGAGCCCGTCCACGAAGAGTTCCGGGACCTGTGCCGCCGGTTCCTGACCCGGGAGGCCGTCCCGCACCACGACCGCTGGGAGGCCGACGGGATCGTCGACCGGGAGGTGTGGCGCAAGGCCGGCGCGGCGGGGCTGCTCGGCATGGACGTCGACCCGGAGTACGGCGGCGGCGGTCAGCAGGACTTCCGGTTCAACGCGGTGCTGGACGAGGAGATCGTCGCGGCCGGCTGCTCCGGGCTCGGCTTCGGCCTGCACAACGACGTGGCGGCGCCGTACCTGACCGACCTGACCACCGACGACCAGCGCAAGCGCTGGCTGCCGGGCTTCTGCTCGGGCGACCTGGTCACGGCGATCGCGATGAGCGAGCCGGGGGCCGGCTCCGACCTGGCCGGGGTGCGTACCAGCGCGGTCCGCGACGGGAATTCCTACGTCCTCAACGGGCAGAAGACGTTCATCACCAACGGGGAGATGGCCGATCTGGTCGTGGTGGTGGTCCGGACCTCCGATCAGGGCGCACACGGGGTAAGCCTGGTCGCGGTGGAGACCGGCGCGCCCGGCTTCAGCCGGGGCCGGCGGCTGGCCAAGGTCGGCCTGAAGGCCAACGACACCGCGGAGCTCTTCTTCGACGACTGCCGGGTGCCGGCGGAGAACCTGATCGGCACCGAGAACCACGGCTTCTACCACCTGATGGGGAACCTGCCCCGGGAGCGGCTGAGCATCGCGGTGGCCGCGGTGGCGGCGGCGGAGAAGCTGCTCGCGGTCACCCTGGAGTACGCCCGCTCCCGGGAGGCGTTCGGCCGGCCGATCGGGAAGTTCCAGCACAACCGCTTCCTCCTGGCCGAGCTGGACACCGAGGTCACCATCGCCCGGACGTTCGTCAACCACTGCGTGGCCGAGTTCAACGCCGGCCGGCTGTCGGTGACCGACGCGGCGAAGGCCAAATGGTGGACCACCGAGCTGCAGAACAAGGTGGCCGACCGCTGCGTGCAGCTGCACGGCGGCTACGGCTTCATGCTGGAGTACCCGGTGGCGAAGGCCTGGCTGGACGGGCGGGTGCAGACGATCTACGGCGGCACCACCGAGATCATGAAGGAGATCATCGGCAGGGGGCTCGGCCTGTAG